The genomic stretch TGAGCTTGGCGAGGCCCTCGATGGACGAATCCGGGCGCGGGCCTTCGTCGATCTCCACGATCGACTTCTTCACGCGCACGGCGTTGCCGGCGAGGTCCGGGATGCGCGAGATGACTTCATACGGCGTGATTTCGGATTTGAACTCGCCGGCCTGGATCGCGGCGATGGCCTTCTGGTGCGAAGCGAGCGCGAACGCGTCCTGCTCCTCGCGCGAGACCTTCCACTCCTCGGCCACCTTCTCGGCGGTGATGCCCATGCCGTACGCGATGGCGACGTTCTCATCCTTCGCGAACACCTGCGGGCTCAGCGCGACCTTGTTCCCCATCATCGGCACCATCGACATCGATTCGGTGCCGCCCGCGAGCATGAGGTCCGCGTTGCCGAGGCGGATCTGGTCGGCTGCCATCGCCACGGCCTGCAGGCCGGACGAGCAGAAGCGGTTGATCGTCTGCGCCGCGATGGTGTTGGGCAGGCCGGCCAGCAGCGCGCCGATGCGCGCCACGTTCATGCCCTGCTCGCCCTCGGGCATGGCGCAGCCGATGATCGCGTCGTCGATGCGGCCGAGGTCGATGCCCGGCGCCTGCGCGACCACGGCCTTGAGCACGTGGGCGAGCATTTCATCGGGACGGGTGTTGCGGAACACGCCGCGCGGCGCCTTGCCGACCGGCGTGCGGGTGGCGGCGACGATGTAGGCGTCCTGGATTTGCTTGGTCATTTTCTGGGGTCCTGTGTCGTCGTCGCTCAGTTGCGCAGCGGCTTGCCGGTCTTGAGCATGTGCGCGATGCGTTCCTGCGTCTTGGGCATCTGCGCCAGCGCGACGAAGTGTTCGCGTTCGAGTTTCAGCAGCCATTCCTCATCGACGATCGCGCCGCGGTCGACTTCACCGCCGCACAGCACGGTGGCAATGCGCGAGGCGATCTCGTAATCGTGCGGCGAGATGAAGCGGCCTTCGAGCATGTTGACCAGCATCATCTTGAACGTCGCGATGCCCACGTCACCGGCGACCTGGATGCGGCGGGCAGGCAGGGGCGGGCGGTAGCCGGATTCGGCCAGCGCGCGCGCGTGCGCCTTGGCGACATGCAGCAGTTCGTACGCGTTGAAGACCACCGCATCGTTGTC from Lysobacter auxotrophicus encodes the following:
- a CDS encoding acetyl-CoA C-acyltransferase yields the protein MTKQIQDAYIVAATRTPVGKAPRGVFRNTRPDEMLAHVLKAVVAQAPGIDLGRIDDAIIGCAMPEGEQGMNVARIGALLAGLPNTIAAQTINRFCSSGLQAVAMAADQIRLGNADLMLAGGTESMSMVPMMGNKVALSPQVFAKDENVAIAYGMGITAEKVAEEWKVSREEQDAFALASHQKAIAAIQAGEFKSEITPYEVISRIPDLAGNAVRVKKSIVEIDEGPRPDSSIEGLAKLKPVFRNGQFGGSVTAGNSSQMSDGAAGVLLASEQAIKDYGLTPLARFVSFSVAGVRPEVMGIGPIAAIPKALKQAGLTKDQLDWIELNEAFAAQALAVIRDSGLDPSKVNPLGGAIALGHPLGATGAIRTATIVHGLRRRQQKYGMVTMCIGTGMGAAGIFEAL